In Mesorhizobium sp. 113-3-3, a genomic segment contains:
- a CDS encoding dihydroorotase, translated as MAMTYDLILTGGTVVNHDGEGARDIGVKNGRIAAIGDLRQASAGETIDCRGLHILPGVVDSQVHFREPGLEHKEDLETGSRAAVLGGVTAVFEMPNTNPLTTSEATLADKVRRGSGRMHCDFAFWVGGTRDNAGDVGELERLPGAAGIKVFMGSSTGDLLVEDDEGVASILRNTRRRAAFHSEDEFRLRERLGERIEGDPSSHPVWRDELAALRCTERLVRIARDARARIHVLHISTAEEILFLEQHKDVATCEATPHHLTLSADDYLRLGTLIQMNPPVRASRHRDGVWHGIAQGIVDVLGSDHAPHTLAEKAKPYPASPSGMTGVQTLVPIMLDHVNAGRLTLQRFVDLSSHGPQRIFGMARKGRIAAGYDADFTVVDMKRRETITNAQAGSKAGWTPYDGKEVTGWPVGTVIRGRRVMWEGEIVTPGQGRAVEFSEALPG; from the coding sequence ATGGCCATGACCTACGACCTCATCCTGACAGGCGGCACAGTGGTCAACCATGATGGCGAGGGGGCACGTGACATCGGCGTGAAGAATGGGCGCATCGCGGCGATAGGCGATCTCCGCCAGGCCTCGGCCGGCGAGACCATCGACTGCCGCGGCCTGCACATCCTGCCCGGTGTCGTCGACAGTCAGGTGCATTTTCGCGAACCGGGGCTGGAGCACAAGGAAGATCTGGAAACGGGCTCGCGGGCGGCGGTGCTCGGCGGTGTCACCGCCGTGTTCGAGATGCCCAACACCAACCCGCTGACCACCAGCGAGGCAACGCTTGCCGACAAGGTCCGGCGCGGCAGCGGCCGCATGCATTGCGATTTCGCGTTCTGGGTCGGCGGCACCCGCGACAACGCCGGGGATGTCGGAGAACTCGAGCGGTTGCCCGGCGCTGCAGGAATAAAGGTCTTCATGGGATCGTCCACCGGCGACCTGCTGGTCGAGGATGACGAGGGTGTTGCCTCGATCCTGCGGAACACCCGCCGACGTGCCGCCTTTCATTCGGAGGACGAGTTCCGGCTGCGTGAGCGGCTTGGCGAACGCATCGAGGGCGATCCGTCATCGCATCCGGTCTGGCGAGACGAGCTCGCCGCCTTGCGCTGCACTGAACGGCTGGTGCGCATAGCGCGCGACGCTCGCGCCCGCATCCACGTCCTGCACATCTCGACCGCCGAGGAGATCCTGTTCCTTGAACAGCACAAGGACGTCGCGACCTGCGAGGCGACGCCGCACCATCTGACGCTGAGCGCCGACGACTATCTCAGGCTCGGCACGCTGATCCAGATGAACCCGCCGGTGCGCGCCTCTCGCCACCGCGACGGCGTCTGGCACGGCATCGCGCAAGGCATCGTAGATGTGCTCGGCTCCGATCACGCACCGCACACGCTGGCGGAAAAGGCAAAACCCTATCCAGCCTCGCCCTCGGGCATGACCGGTGTGCAAACGCTGGTGCCGATCATGCTCGACCACGTCAACGCCGGACGGCTGACCTTGCAGCGCTTCGTCGATCTCTCCAGCCACGGCCCGCAGCGCATTTTCGGCATGGCCAGAAAAGGCCGCATCGCCGCCGGCTACGACGCCGACTTCACGGTTGTGGATATGAAGCGGCGTGAGACCATCACCAATGCGCAGGCCGGCTCGAAGGCAGGCTGGACGCCTTATGACGGCAAGGAAGTGACCGGCTGGCCGGTCGGCACCGTCATTCGCGGCCGGCGCGTCATGTGGGAAGGCGAGATCGTCACACCGGGCCAGGGCAGGGCGGTGGAGTTTTCCGAGGCGTTGCCGGGGTAG
- a CDS encoding LysR substrate-binding domain-containing protein codes for MVTSPSLKGLQAFEAAARTGSFAAAAEELSVSAAAVSQLIRTVEEQMGRKLFHRVNRKVVLTEAGVEMLPRLTMAFQEIGSVSRELGGDAFRPRLVVSVPPSMAMGWLSQRLAGFVASHGAADISLRGDDDPVPFDRELIDIRLSYGPHYREHPTEDIARDAVYPVCAPKLASRIKADGGPLAGLPLIHTDWGPTGASFPSWRNWLEAEGVQPGRAAQRGLSANSSRAALDLAISGLGVALAQGVYCAEAVEDGRLVRPAARAIALRQPYCLTIPERSARRDVVAAFRDWMTEECRRAVGAPALT; via the coding sequence ATGGTCACATCTCCATCGCTGAAAGGACTTCAGGCCTTCGAGGCTGCGGCGCGCACGGGCAGCTTTGCCGCGGCGGCGGAAGAGCTTTCGGTCTCGGCGGCGGCTGTCAGCCAGCTTATCCGCACCGTCGAGGAACAGATGGGGCGCAAGCTGTTCCACCGGGTCAACCGCAAGGTTGTCCTCACCGAGGCCGGCGTGGAAATGCTGCCACGGTTGACCATGGCCTTCCAGGAAATCGGCAGCGTCTCGCGCGAATTGGGCGGCGATGCCTTCCGCCCGCGCCTGGTGGTATCGGTGCCACCTTCGATGGCGATGGGCTGGCTTTCGCAGCGCCTCGCCGGCTTCGTCGCAAGCCACGGCGCCGCAGACATATCGCTGCGCGGCGATGACGACCCGGTGCCGTTCGACCGTGAGCTGATCGATATCAGGCTCTCCTACGGTCCGCATTATCGCGAGCACCCGACCGAGGACATCGCCCGGGACGCCGTCTATCCCGTCTGCGCGCCAAAACTTGCCAGCAGGATCAAGGCTGACGGCGGTCCACTCGCAGGGCTGCCGCTGATCCACACCGATTGGGGACCGACCGGCGCCTCGTTTCCGTCCTGGCGAAACTGGCTCGAGGCGGAAGGCGTCCAGCCCGGCCGGGCGGCGCAGCGCGGCCTGTCGGCCAACTCGTCGCGCGCCGCCCTCGACCTCGCCATTTCGGGGCTGGGCGTGGCGCTGGCGCAAGGGGTCTATTGTGCCGAAGCGGTGGAGGACGGCAGGCTGGTCCGGCCCGCTGCCAGGGCGATCGCGCTGCGCCAGCCCTATTGCCTGACCATTCCCGAACGCAGCGCCAGGCGCGATGTCGTGGCGGCGTTCCGCGATTGGATGACCGAGGAATGCCGGCGCGCCGTGGGCGCGCCGGCGCTGACCTGA
- a CDS encoding fatty acid desaturase family protein, which produces MDHRDIIASLTPEERNRLTAKSDVAGLAQLGAHWGAIAIIGSLIAARVPFWPLLMLPQGILIVFLFTLLHETVHRTAFETQWLNDVVARVCSLALALPADWFRYFHFAHHRFTQDPENDPELAFPKPETLRQYLVHVSGIPLWWGHLKTLYANAVGGGQESYVPPKGRPKVRAEARAMIAFYAVVILLAVYFRLTVLVYVWIIPALLGQPFLRLYLLAEHGRCPFVANMLENTRTTLTNWLVRKLAWNMPFHAEHHAYPGVPFHQLPQFHALIERHLKVVEPGYVSFHEKYLATLN; this is translated from the coding sequence ATGGACCATCGCGATATAATCGCGTCACTGACCCCGGAAGAGCGCAATCGCCTGACCGCCAAATCCGACGTTGCGGGTCTCGCTCAGCTCGGCGCCCATTGGGGTGCGATTGCGATCATCGGATCGCTGATTGCGGCCAGGGTGCCATTCTGGCCGCTGCTGATGCTGCCCCAAGGTATCCTGATCGTCTTCCTGTTCACGCTGCTGCACGAGACGGTTCATCGCACGGCCTTCGAGACACAGTGGTTGAATGACGTCGTGGCGCGGGTATGCAGCCTGGCGCTCGCGCTGCCGGCCGACTGGTTCCGCTATTTCCATTTCGCCCATCACCGCTTCACCCAGGATCCCGAGAACGATCCGGAACTGGCCTTTCCCAAACCGGAAACGCTGCGGCAATATCTCGTGCATGTGTCCGGCATCCCGCTGTGGTGGGGCCATCTCAAGACGCTCTACGCCAATGCAGTTGGCGGCGGCCAGGAAAGCTATGTGCCGCCGAAAGGCCGACCCAAGGTGCGGGCCGAAGCGCGCGCCATGATCGCCTTCTATGCCGTCGTCATTCTGCTCGCCGTCTATTTCCGGCTCACTGTGCTTGTCTATGTCTGGATCATTCCGGCTCTGCTCGGTCAGCCCTTTTTGCGCCTCTATCTGCTGGCCGAGCACGGCCGCTGTCCGTTCGTGGCCAATATGCTGGAGAATACAAGAACCACGCTGACCAATTGGCTGGTGCGCAAGCTGGCCTGGAACATGCCGTTCCATGCCGAGCATCATGCCTATCCCGGCGTGCCGTTCCATCAGCTGCCGCAGTTTCACGCGCTGATCGAACGGCACCTGAAGGTGGTCGAGCCCGGCTATGTCAGCTTCCACGAGAAATATCTGGCAACGCTGAACTGA
- a CDS encoding NUDIX hydrolase translates to MGDTRKILPAVSVAVVRGDTVLLVKRARQPSQGLYAFPGGKVEAGETLEDAARRELLEETGLRATGFRPLREIHIDGRDDSHPVDYRLTVFGAAYTGGEAVASDDAETAAFYTLREMAALPLAGSVFAVAEDLLGRLAGSPESR, encoded by the coding sequence ATGGGCGATACACGAAAGATACTGCCGGCGGTCTCGGTGGCCGTGGTGCGTGGCGACACCGTGCTGTTGGTCAAGCGGGCGCGGCAACCTTCACAGGGTCTCTATGCCTTTCCCGGCGGCAAGGTCGAGGCCGGCGAGACTCTGGAGGATGCCGCCAGGCGCGAACTGCTGGAAGAGACTGGTCTGCGTGCCACCGGTTTCCGCCCGCTTCGCGAAATCCATATCGACGGCAGGGACGATTCCCACCCGGTCGATTACCGCCTCACGGTCTTCGGCGCCGCCTATACAGGCGGCGAGGCCGTGGCCAGCGACGATGCCGAGACAGCCGCCTTCTACACGCTCCGCGAAATGGCGGCGCTGCCGCTTGCCGGCTCGGTGTTCGCGGTGGCGGAAGATCTGCTTGGCCGACTTGCTGGTTCTCCTGAAAGCCGCTGA
- a CDS encoding putative bifunctional diguanylate cyclase/phosphodiesterase encodes MPVVDVKDGSIVPERVAEGVERSRRMENELREQNERFSAAVENMSHGLCMFDADERMIICNGNYIKLFCLDAKLVRPGIHFIDILRHSVDIGIASQSADELYAIRKPYIDQAKPSTYEETLSDGRIINISHRPLAVGGWVSIYEDITEQRRAEQDLKEQHRRFDAALANMSQGLLMYDADGKMIVRNRRFLELYKVTAADFPLGTTHRDALEKLLELGIYQQIDVDSEVAKTEACLVAAKMHSAYRYLTDGRTVLVTRQPMSGGGWVVTFDDVTERRRTEERMIHLAHHDTLTGLPNRSMFRERLDLALEDAAAPPLAIFSLDLDRFKAVNDTWGHPAGDWLLKSVAERLQRCLSNETDVVARFGGDEFVVMQFNSRGIADAEKLAKRIVEAIARPFRDKSRDMHIGISLGIAVFPEDGKDADTLLKNADTALYRAKSEGRNLYRFFEPAMDAIVQARRALEVDLDAALPRQEFDLDFQPIMNIASGEIIGAEALMRWHSPARGTVAPDTFIPVAEETGLIVPLGEWALRKACAAAASWPPGLRIAVNVSAVQLKNGGFARSVISALAFSGVPAAQLELEITETVLMDESKAVLKTLRQLRDLGIRIALDDFGTGYSSLGYLRSFPVDKIKIDRSFIHDMGNRDTAAIVRTIIGLGNELGVVVTAEGVETEVQLDMLRDNGCAEAQGYLIGVPSKAADIQRLLKSRALHSQTG; translated from the coding sequence ATGCCCGTCGTGGATGTCAAGGATGGTTCGATCGTCCCGGAGCGGGTGGCCGAAGGCGTGGAGCGCTCTCGTCGCATGGAAAATGAGCTGCGCGAACAGAACGAACGCTTTTCAGCCGCTGTCGAGAACATGTCGCATGGGCTGTGCATGTTCGACGCCGACGAACGCATGATCATCTGCAACGGCAACTACATCAAACTCTTCTGCCTCGACGCCAAGCTGGTACGACCGGGCATCCACTTCATCGACATCCTGCGCCACAGCGTCGACATCGGCATCGCCTCGCAAAGCGCCGACGAGCTCTATGCCATCCGCAAACCCTATATCGACCAGGCGAAACCCTCGACTTACGAAGAGACGCTGTCGGATGGTCGCATTATCAACATCTCACACCGGCCGCTGGCCGTGGGCGGCTGGGTCTCGATCTACGAGGACATCACCGAACAGCGGCGCGCCGAGCAGGACCTCAAGGAGCAGCATCGCCGTTTCGACGCAGCGCTCGCCAACATGTCGCAAGGCCTGCTGATGTACGACGCCGACGGCAAGATGATCGTACGCAACCGGCGTTTTCTGGAGCTCTACAAGGTCACCGCGGCGGACTTTCCGCTCGGAACGACGCATCGCGACGCACTCGAAAAACTGCTGGAACTCGGCATCTATCAGCAGATCGACGTCGACAGCGAAGTTGCCAAGACCGAAGCCTGCCTGGTGGCGGCGAAAATGCATTCGGCCTATCGCTATCTTACCGACGGCAGGACGGTTCTGGTCACACGCCAGCCGATGAGCGGCGGCGGCTGGGTGGTGACCTTCGATGATGTCACCGAACGTCGACGCACCGAAGAGCGCATGATCCATCTTGCGCATCACGACACGCTGACCGGACTGCCCAACCGCTCGATGTTTCGCGAACGGCTCGACCTGGCGCTGGAAGATGCGGCGGCACCGCCTCTGGCGATCTTCTCGCTCGACCTCGACCGCTTCAAGGCCGTCAACGACACCTGGGGACATCCCGCCGGCGACTGGCTCCTGAAAAGCGTGGCCGAGCGGCTGCAGCGCTGCCTGAGTAATGAGACAGATGTCGTCGCCCGCTTCGGCGGCGACGAGTTCGTCGTCATGCAGTTCAACTCCAGGGGCATCGCCGATGCTGAAAAACTGGCGAAGCGCATCGTCGAGGCCATCGCAAGACCGTTTCGCGACAAGAGCCGGGATATGCATATCGGCATCAGCCTGGGCATTGCCGTATTCCCTGAAGACGGCAAGGACGCCGATACGCTGCTGAAAAACGCCGATACGGCGCTCTATCGGGCGAAGAGCGAAGGGAGAAACCTCTATCGCTTCTTCGAGCCCGCGATGGACGCCATCGTGCAGGCCCGGCGGGCGCTCGAAGTCGACCTCGACGCGGCGCTGCCGCGCCAGGAGTTCGATCTCGATTTCCAGCCCATCATGAACATCGCCTCCGGTGAGATCATCGGCGCCGAGGCCTTGATGCGCTGGCATTCGCCGGCGCGCGGCACCGTCGCGCCTGACACGTTCATTCCGGTCGCCGAAGAAACCGGGCTGATCGTGCCGCTCGGCGAATGGGCGCTGAGAAAGGCCTGCGCAGCGGCAGCCAGCTGGCCTCCCGGTTTGCGCATCGCGGTCAATGTCTCGGCCGTGCAGCTCAAAAACGGCGGGTTTGCCCGCAGCGTCATATCGGCCCTGGCCTTTTCAGGTGTGCCGGCCGCACAGCTGGAACTGGAAATCACCGAAACCGTGTTGATGGACGAGAGCAAGGCCGTGCTGAAGACGCTGCGGCAGTTGCGCGATCTCGGCATCCGCATCGCGCTGGATGATTTCGGCACCGGCTATTCCTCGCTCGGCTATCTCAGGAGTTTCCCGGTCGACAAGATCAAGATCGATCGCTCCTTCATCCATGACATGGGCAATCGCGACACGGCGGCGATCGTGCGCACCATCATCGGGCTCGGCAACGAGCTTGGCGTTGTCGTCACCGCCGAGGGCGTCGAGACCGAGGTGCAACTCGACATGCTGCGCGACAATGGCTGTGCCGAGGCGCAGGGCTATCTGATCGGCGTGCCGTCGAAGGCGGCGGACATCCAGCGCCTGCTGAAGTCGCGCGCCCTGCACAGCCAAACTGGCTGA
- the ygfZ gene encoding CAF17-like 4Fe-4S cluster assembly/insertion protein YgfZ produces MPFALLKDRALISVSGPDAEHFLQNILTTDLDTLGTSEAKPGALLTPQGKILFDFLISRAGENAFRLECRADISDDFIRRLTLYKLRARVEIAKSEQALVAVAWGKESIASQNDSTAVADRRFPDESVTRTYAGVADAGDIAAWQAFRIAYGIAESGADYALGDAFPHDVLLDETGGVGFRKGCYVGQEVVSRMQHRGTARRRVLIVQAGLALPASGSELTVEGRPVGTLGSSAGDIGLAIARIDRVKVALDAGQSILAGDVPVTVTIPAWAKFSFPQETVSAEEA; encoded by the coding sequence ATGCCCTTTGCCCTGCTGAAAGACCGCGCGCTCATCTCCGTCTCCGGCCCTGATGCCGAGCACTTTCTGCAAAATATCCTGACCACCGATCTCGATACACTCGGCACCAGCGAAGCCAAGCCCGGCGCGTTGTTGACGCCACAAGGCAAGATCCTGTTCGACTTCCTGATCTCGCGCGCCGGCGAAAACGCCTTCCGGTTGGAATGCCGGGCCGATATTTCGGATGATTTCATTCGCCGGCTGACGCTCTACAAGCTTCGCGCTAGGGTCGAGATTGCCAAGTCGGAACAGGCGCTTGTCGCTGTTGCGTGGGGAAAAGAGTCAATCGCCTCACAAAATGATTCAACCGCGGTTGCCGACAGGCGCTTTCCCGACGAAAGCGTCACACGCACCTATGCCGGCGTTGCCGACGCCGGCGACATCGCCGCGTGGCAGGCCTTCCGCATAGCGTACGGCATCGCCGAAAGCGGCGCCGATTATGCATTGGGCGACGCCTTCCCGCATGACGTGCTGCTCGACGAGACCGGCGGCGTCGGCTTCAGGAAAGGCTGCTATGTCGGCCAGGAGGTCGTCTCGCGCATGCAGCATCGCGGCACGGCAAGGCGACGCGTGCTGATCGTCCAGGCCGGGCTTGCCTTGCCCGCTTCCGGCTCCGAACTCACCGTCGAAGGACGGCCTGTCGGCACGCTCGGTTCGAGCGCCGGCGATATCGGGCTTGCCATTGCCCGCATCGACAGGGTCAAGGTGGCGCTCGACGCCGGCCAGTCGATCCTGGCTGGCGATGTGCCGGTGACGGTGACCATTCCCGCCTGGGCCAAATTCAGTTTTCCGCAGGAAACAGTCAGCGCGGAGGAAGCCTGA
- a CDS encoding HD family hydrolase, with protein sequence MAADRTGAPPRAWQRMLSGRRLDLLDPSPLDIEISDIAHGLARVARWNGQTRGEHAFSVAQHSLLVEALFSDLVPQASATDQLAALLHDAPEYVIGDMISPFKSVMGGSYKDCELRLQRAIHLRFSLPPEPAAALRRDIKRADQIAAYFEATLLAGFSTAEATEFFGRPRGFSAERFDFTPRSVTWAQDAFLKRFSALEKSRHPVATSALG encoded by the coding sequence ATGGCAGCGGACCGCACCGGCGCGCCGCCGCGCGCCTGGCAGCGCATGCTGTCGGGCCGCCGGCTTGACCTGCTCGACCCCTCCCCGCTCGACATCGAGATTTCGGACATTGCCCACGGGCTTGCCCGCGTCGCGCGATGGAACGGCCAGACCAGGGGCGAGCATGCGTTTTCGGTCGCTCAGCACTCGCTGCTGGTCGAGGCCCTGTTCAGCGATCTGGTGCCGCAGGCTTCGGCCACCGACCAGCTCGCGGCGCTTCTGCACGATGCGCCTGAATATGTCATCGGCGACATGATCTCACCGTTCAAGTCGGTGATGGGCGGCAGCTACAAGGACTGCGAATTGCGCCTGCAGCGCGCCATCCATCTGCGCTTTTCGCTGCCTCCCGAACCGGCCGCGGCGCTGCGCAGGGACATCAAGCGCGCCGACCAGATCGCCGCCTATTTCGAGGCAACGCTGCTTGCCGGCTTCTCGACCGCCGAGGCGACCGAATTCTTCGGCCGCCCGCGCGGTTTCTCCGCCGAGCGCTTCGATTTCACACCACGCTCGGTAACCTGGGCGCAGGATGCGTTCCTGAAGCGGTTTTCGGCGCTTGAGAAGTCGCGACACCCGGTTGCGACTTCGGCGTTAGGGTAG
- a CDS encoding TIGR02301 family protein — protein MSRAPLLVALCLAVTTAVAVPPAFSAESPFEPGLMRLAEVLGSLHFLRNLCGEKGDQWRGEMEKLLDSENPDPERRARFIASFNRGYRSFGGTYTQCTASAAEAISRYMKEGETLSRDIASRYGN, from the coding sequence ATGAGCCGCGCTCCTCTTCTTGTCGCTTTGTGCCTTGCTGTGACTACGGCCGTGGCCGTGCCGCCCGCATTCAGCGCCGAGTCGCCGTTCGAACCGGGGTTGATGCGACTCGCGGAGGTGCTGGGGTCGCTGCATTTCCTGCGCAACCTGTGCGGCGAGAAGGGCGACCAGTGGCGTGGCGAGATGGAAAAACTGCTCGATTCGGAAAATCCGGATCCGGAGCGTCGCGCCCGCTTCATCGCCAGCTTCAATCGCGGCTATCGTTCCTTCGGCGGTACCTATACGCAGTGCACCGCTTCAGCCGCGGAAGCCATCAGCCGCTACATGAAGGAAGGCGAGACGCTGTCGCGCGATATCGCCTCGCGCTACGGCAACTAG
- a CDS encoding DUF3303 domain-containing protein has protein sequence MQFIVIEDFTGCDRKDIYRRFRDRGRLKPDELVVHHSWIAADMSRCFLLVETDDVTLLQRWVIEWADLVEFEIVPVATSKDMVAALSGHL, from the coding sequence ATGCAGTTCATCGTGATCGAGGATTTCACCGGCTGCGACCGCAAGGATATCTACCGTCGCTTCCGCGATCGGGGCCGCCTGAAGCCGGATGAGCTGGTCGTGCACCACAGCTGGATCGCCGCGGATATGAGCCGCTGCTTCCTGCTGGTGGAGACGGACGACGTCACGCTCCTGCAGCGCTGGGTGATCGAATGGGCTGATCTGGTCGAGTTCGAGATTGTTCCGGTGGCGACGAGCAAGGACATGGTGGCGGCCTTGAGCGGGCACCTCTGA